ctttgcagattgATAGCCATTCTCCTGAAGTtttatccatatttttttcaaatgctatcactttgtagacaaaaagttagaagcaaaaCAAATtatcaccccatgcatttccaaTGGCTTATACCGCCCGCAACCcgccattttttcctctgtctgcttcacgttcatatcaccaagtataggtggcgctgcctcgaaaccctgcatctggttgtttgttgttgtataggttttggttttgcttcgtctccaggcagcgcaacctatacgtggtgatgtgaaggtgaagcagacagaggaaaaaatggcgGGTCGCGGGTGGTATAGgtcataggaaatgcatggggtgagaattttctttgcttctaactttttgTCTACAAAGcgatagcatttgaaaaaaaatcgaTAAAAATTCAGGCAAATGACCATCAGTCTGCAAAGTGTGGGGCACCAGAAACATCATTTTCCATTTTTACGACACGAccgaaatgtgtaacctttgctaaattcaccccgTATTTCCGCACCATTTGGTTGCATATTATGTCATATTTGAACAACTTCTTTAACGTGTTCACGCATGTTTTTTAACATGTTTCACAATTTATGTGTTTACATAGTTTGCAGCTCTACAAAACCTTCCAGAGCCACATTTCTGCGTATGTTGCGTATATTTAATCATTTCGTGCCACAAACTATTTGCACGCATGATTTCTGAGCATAAGGTACCGGACCCTAGTGATCactggtagaagtgcaagggtgcaggcaagctggtacattgtaaaacgacaataaaaccggagacacggagcaaaaaagacgacacgacacgttctcagacacagcaacccatttaatgacagcctgtttccccctttccacccatcaggaggttattgggagtgtaggccgtcattaaatgggttgctgtgtctgagaacgtgtcgtgtcgtcttttttgttccgtgtctctaGTTTTATCGTCATTTTACTAGTGATCACGCAGCAAAAAAATGTATCCTGGTCAGCGGTATGCGTCTGTTTATTTTTAACTTTACAAATAAAATGAAGCAAGAAATGCAGTAGCCTCGTTGCTAACAAATGTAAAAAAATGTCTGCCACATTTGGAGTGGGTACTTCTTAGTACCCGAATCCAGCCAAGCTCTTGTCCATAAATTTCCTCTTGGCAAAGCACAGCCACCactgcaaaaacaaaacaaaaaacgcaGATgggaatacagtcaaactcctttacaacgaaacacagaggacagcaaaaaaaaatttgcagtaaaggtattttcgttcaaaaggatgtccattattggacctgtagggctccagcgggaccgcaaaaaaatttgctgtagtggtattttcgttaaaaaggtgttcgctataaaggagttggACTGTACTAtaagcaaagaaacaagaacTCTACAAGGAAATGCTACAGAAGTTACGTTATATTACCTTGCTGGGCTTGCCACTTTCAGTGTCGAAGACCTTGTCACATAGTCGCATGCCACATTCCTGTCGCAGTTGCGTTAGGTAACTCCGCATCGTTTCTAGGAAGAGCCACGGTATTATTTTTACCTTCCCCCCACATATAATGCCATTTGGAGACGTAGCAGCGGCTGGAAGGACACTTATGCTCACCAGCCTCAGCAGGCGATGAAGGTTTGGCATATACGGGATTCAGCGGAAATCCTGCCTCTCCTGGAATGTCGAACTTGGAAATGGCCAAGGTCTTCATTTCTTGAACGGCTTGGTTCTTGGTTGAACACTGTAAATTCAGAGGCGTCTCACGTAGCTGAAGCTGGAATGTGTTCCCTTACGAACGCTTCCGATTTGTGATGGTTACAAATATTCAACGACCGACGagatgaaaacgaaaaaaaagagctACATATaatacatagagcctgaagttttagggttttacccgattcttccccgaacttgcaccccgaattgaaggttcccgctttagggtgaaacccgatttttacccggcaaattgtcCTCACTGGGatctctgtaggaatgcacaaacTTACTTATTTGGCCAGCAAACGCAGTtccatcaccgtttgtaccaaaccgctacacttcgtttgagtaactgagcccgatttctcctcgaatttagcatactggaagttttttcacccgaattcgcatgagtttagtgcacacatttatttacccgatttttaccccccgaatttagaaaaaaatatttcccgaaaacttcaggcttaCACATAATTTACATTATAATTTCTTCATGCGTAATCAGCATCAAACAATTAATTTCACTGATGTAATTAAAAGATGCACAAAAAGGCTCACCCCACGTTTAAGTGCTTGTATAAAGATGGGTTGTTGGATGGAGGGATGTCGTAGTAGTTCTCACGATGCACAGTGCAAATAAACTAAATGACTCATGGTTTGCAACCAATTACTTATAATTTTGATTTACAGCCAGCGACTGTGCTTCTGGCACATTGCTGTCGAGGGGTTTTGATTTTTCTTAAATTTTTACGATTTTTTTATTTGTCTTAAACGTGTTGacgtaacagtgcgacatcaatccgtaccgtatgatatttcagtgaatacaatttctcatccccaagtggcaCAGATAATTAAAAAAGGAATATACATTCCTTcgagtgattaggcgctcctccacagaaaagcagtccagcaacactgggcttcacctcaccggtattcctcgtgtacggctttctCTAACTTTTGCTTTTTgccgctggcgaatattttagaacgaaatcgaggcAGCAGATGACTGGAGTCATCCACGTGGCACGAAGAAGTTGCAAAGCGCGTGCCCGAGAAACAGCAGAGAAGTAGCCGACACGCATTGGTACAGGAAGTAGGAGAGGGAACCTCCAGAAGTTTCGGtctcgttttgagcttcccagctcttttgagTTTGAAACTCAAGAAACGTTTGAGTATTCATTACCTTTTGCAACCGCTTGAGACAGTCCGATATGTACAAAGTTAGATATATTAGAACTCGGTCGGCTTCGCTCtagacaaagaaagaaaacaacaatAAGTGGTGTGAAAGACACGCTATTTACGAAAGATATACATTCGACACAGGACAGATTTTATTGACACTTCTTTACGGGTACCACCTCTAACACATACTCAAACGTACCTTGATTTCATATGTTCTGAAGAAAACGTTAGCTTTGAAGAAATAAAGTGCCTCATCAATTATGTCATTTTCTTCCGCTGTAAGTAGAAAGAACTCGTGAAGAACCTCATAAAATAGAAGCGCTAGAGGACACAACGCGACAAGGcacagaaagaacgaaagaagtGAAAACTGGTCCAGTATATAAGCGAACCTAAATGCATTTTACAAAAGTTAAAAGTATTACACTCGCACTCTTTTCACAGTTTTTTA
This sequence is a window from Ornithodoros turicata isolate Travis chromosome 10, ASM3712646v1, whole genome shotgun sequence. Protein-coding genes within it:
- the LOC135370524 gene encoding actin-related protein 2/3 complex subunit 3-like isoform X1, translated to MSVDDLSSNVKAYHSQFTNAQTFVGNMALLPLRTQFYGAAPKSSEENDIIDEALYFFKANVFFRTYEIKSEADRVLIYLTLYISDCLKRLQKCSTKNQAVQEMKTLAISKFDIPGEAGFPLNPVYAKPSSPAEAETMRSYLTQLRQECGMRLCDKVFDTESGKPSKWWLCFAKRKFMDKSLAGFGY
- the LOC135370524 gene encoding actin-related protein 2/3 complex subunit 3-like isoform X2, producing the protein MPAYHSQFTNAQTFVGNMALLPLRTQFYGAAPKSSEENDIIDEALYFFKANVFFRTYEIKSEADRVLIYLTLYISDCLKRLQKCSTKNQAVQEMKTLAISKFDIPGEAGFPLNPVYAKPSSPAEAETMRSYLTQLRQECGMRLCDKVFDTESGKPSKWWLCFAKRKFMDKSLAGFGY